In Microbacterium sp. 1.5R, the following are encoded in one genomic region:
- the tpiA gene encoding triose-phosphate isomerase, whose protein sequence is MGVNTRTPLIAGNWKMNLDHLQAVAFVQKLHWTLKDAKHEDGSVEVAVFPPFTDIRSVQTLIDADKIPFALGAQDLSAHDSGAYTGEISGAFLAKLDAKYVIIGHSERREYHAESDDVVAAKTKAALKHGLSPVICVGETAEDLEKFGASAVPAGQLEAALQGLSKDADIVVAYEPVWAIGSGQAATPQQAQDVCAALRTVIAKVLGDDAAARTRILYGGSVKAANIASFMREPDVDGALVGGASLVVDEFAAIIRFEKHVGV, encoded by the coding sequence GGAAACTGGAAGATGAATCTCGACCACCTGCAGGCGGTCGCCTTCGTGCAGAAGCTGCACTGGACGCTCAAGGACGCCAAGCACGAGGACGGCTCGGTCGAGGTTGCGGTCTTCCCGCCCTTCACCGACATCCGCAGCGTGCAGACGCTCATCGACGCCGACAAGATCCCGTTCGCCCTCGGCGCGCAGGACCTCTCGGCTCACGACTCCGGCGCCTACACCGGGGAGATCTCGGGAGCCTTCCTGGCGAAGCTCGATGCGAAGTACGTGATCATCGGTCACTCGGAGCGCCGTGAATACCACGCGGAGTCCGATGACGTCGTCGCGGCCAAGACGAAGGCCGCGCTGAAGCACGGTCTGTCGCCCGTCATCTGCGTCGGGGAGACGGCTGAGGACCTCGAGAAGTTCGGGGCCAGCGCAGTGCCCGCGGGGCAGCTCGAGGCCGCTCTCCAGGGTCTGTCGAAGGATGCGGACATCGTCGTGGCGTACGAGCCGGTCTGGGCCATCGGCTCCGGACAGGCGGCGACGCCGCAGCAGGCGCAGGATGTCTGCGCTGCGCTGCGCACGGTGATCGCCAAGGTTCTCGGTGACGACGCTGCGGCGCGCACCCGGATCCTGTACGGCGGATCGGTCAAGGCGGCCAACATCGCCAGCTTCATGCGCGAGCCTGATGTCGATGGCGCACTCGTCGGAGGCGCGAGCCTCGTGGTCGACGAGTTCGCGGCGATCATCCGCTTCGAGAAGCACGTCGGCGTGTGA
- a CDS encoding RNA polymerase-binding protein RbpA codes for MATGGNAIRGTRVGSGPMGEQDHGYHADRIAVSYWDGLGNETVRYFAAGLPEEEIPETIDHPQSGLPAGRDKANPPALAKPEPYKTHLAYVKERRTDAEAVQLLEDALTQLRERRGQ; via the coding sequence ATGGCTACCGGCGGCAACGCGATCCGAGGGACCCGAGTGGGTTCCGGCCCCATGGGCGAGCAGGACCACGGCTACCACGCCGACCGCATCGCGGTCTCGTACTGGGACGGTCTCGGCAACGAGACGGTCCGCTACTTCGCCGCGGGGCTCCCTGAAGAGGAGATCCCCGAGACGATCGACCACCCGCAGTCCGGTCTTCCGGCGGGTCGCGACAAGGCCAACCCGCCTGCCCTCGCGAAGCCGGAGCCCTACAAGACGCATCTCGCGTATGTGAAGGAGCGTCGCACCGACGCAGAAGCCGTCCAGCTTCTCGAAGATGCGCTCACCCAGCTGCGTGAGCGTCGGGGTCAGTGA
- the secG gene encoding preprotein translocase subunit SecG: MEILEFVLQVVLGITSVLLTLLILLHKGRGGGLSDMFGGGMTSAVGSSGLAERNLNRFTVILALAWFVSIVALGLITKFEVI; this comes from the coding sequence GTGGAAATTCTCGAGTTCGTCCTGCAGGTGGTGCTGGGCATAACCAGCGTCCTGCTGACTCTCCTCATCCTCCTCCACAAGGGTCGCGGTGGCGGCCTCTCCGACATGTTCGGTGGAGGCATGACGTCAGCTGTCGGCTCGTCGGGTCTCGCTGAGCGCAATCTCAATCGCTTCACGGTCATCCTCGCTCTGGCGTGGTTCGTGTCGATCGTGGCGCTCGGTCTCATCACGAAGTTCGAGGTGATCTGA